The genomic stretch AACTTTATCCATACTGTCCCGAAAAAATCGAATAGCTTGCCACCCGTGCTGGACTTAGAGTACGACAGTGCTTGTTTGGCACAGCTGCAAAAAGACCAATTACTCAAGCAAATTCAAGTAATGCACGACCGTCTACAGCAGCATTATGGCAAAACACCTATTTTTTATACCACGCCGAATTTTTATCATATGATCTTGATGGATTCTTTTCAGAAAACCCCGATCTGGATTCGTTCTTATCAAGCGCAACCGCAACTCAAAGATCGAAAATGGCTGCTTTGGCAATACAGCAATCAAGGCAAAATCAGTGGCATCAACACTGCTGTTGATCTCAATGTATTTCAGGGCAATGCCCAAGATTGGAAAAACTTCCTCAAGGCGCAAGGAGTTGAGTAATACGGTTTGCGCCTCGAGAAAGTCTAGTGCTTGGCACTGATATTCAGCATTTACACAGTTTTATTTACAGGCTCTTTAAAAGTGAAACCTGCATATTGCAGTTGTATATCAACACGGCCAAAGTCGATGACCGTGCTTTTTAAACAAAATTATTTTTGTTTTTTATACGTTAGTTGTTGACCTTGATCATCTAAAACCAAAGTCGTTTCATTCACAGAAACGACTTTATAGGTTGTTTTATCTGTACCAGATTGCTTATTGCCAATACTGAGTGCAACCAAACTTAAGTTGCCATCTTTATAATCCCAAGACTGGTATTTTAGCGTTTCCATATTAATCGAAGTAGCACTCAAGTCTTGGTTTAAAGTGAAGCCTTGAACTTCTTTATCGTTAATCGGGTTTGGTTCAACCCAATTGCCATAGAATGTTGCAATTTCAGCTGTGCTTGCACCCGCTGTTTCTGATGCTGCTTCAACAGGCGTAGATACGGCAACTACTTCTGATGCAACTTCAGCAGGTGCAGAAGCTGGCGTTGTTTCAGTCGTCTCTTTTTTTGCTGGTGAACATGCTGTGAATAAGATAGAAGTGCCCAATAAGGCAGTCGTTAACAATAATTTTTTCATAAATAGATTCCGATTCATCAGCGATATAAATTTTTTATCAATCGATTAAACGATCAAATAAAGCCATACAAGATTAGCATTAGCGCTCAGATCAGTTCTATTTATTCGTTAAATAAAGCGCTCATTGATCAACCATATCGGGGCTGTTTTACAATTTACGAAAAAGAGCTTTCGTATAAGCTAATTTCTGTTCATTCTATTGCCATGAATCTTTGAAATTTTAAAGCCTTATACTATGCATAACAAAAAATCACTGATAAAAGTATTAAACTCTTTAATTATCGTTGCTTCTCTTATTTTGGTGATAAGCATCTCCATTGAGACCTTTCGCCACGACTCTTTTTTAGCGCATTCGATTTATTTTGAAATTCAATTTTGGATTTGTATTTGCTTCACAGTCTGTTTTTTTGTTTTTTTCTATTTCTCAGAAAACAAATTAAAATTTATGGCGAAATACTCAATCCTGTTATTTTTATCGATTCCTTATCTCGCAATCTTAGATTACAGCTCAATCCATTTAACCCAAGAACAAATTTACTTAATCAGCTTCATTCCTTTACTCCGCGGTGGAGTTGCACTGGTGATGTTGATTTTATTGTTGGTCGAGCGCAATACCACTGCCATTTTTATCTCTTATTTATTGTTGTTATTTTCAATTATCTATTCCATGAGTTTGATTTTTTTCATATTCGAGCGAAATGTGAATTTCGAAGTACAGCACTATCGTGATGCACTTTGGTGGGCAGGCATGACTGTCACCACCGTCGGTTCAAATATTATTCCCTATACCAATGTTGGAAAAATAATTACCACGATGTTGGCGGCAACCGGTATGACTGCTTTTCCAATCTTCACCGTTTATTTTACGTCTGTGGTGAACCGATTAAGTAAATCTGAAAAGGAATAAGAGACAGTCAATGTCGCACCCTGTTCTCTACGGCATCATCTGCTCGTCAATTTCGATTAACATAAGTGAAGTAATGCGGCTTAGGTCATGAGTGAGATGAGAAAAATCATACATATCGATATGGATGCCTTTTATGCATCCGTCGAGCTTCGTAATCATCCTGATTTAAAACAACAACCGGTGGTGATTTCCTCAAATCATCCACGTGCAGTGATTGCCGCTGCCTCTTATCCTGCCCGCAGCTTTGGCCTACGTTCCGCGATGTCGATGACCCAAGCCCGTAAACTGTGTCCACAGTTGGTTGTCATTGAACCTAACTTTAATAAATATCGTGAAGCTTCTGCGCAGATTCATCAAATTTTTCAGCAATATACGACACTGATTGAGCCACTATCCCTCGATGAAGCCTATTTAGATGTGACCCAAAATCTAAAAAATCTTGCCAGTGCAACTGAAGTGGCGAAGTGTATTCAAGCGGATATTTTTGCCCAAACGGGGCTAACCGCATCTGCCGGTGTGGCACCGAATAAGTTTTTAGCCAAAATCGCCTCAGACTGGCATAAACCGAATGGCATTTGTGTGATTAAGCCTCATCAAGTTCAAGCGTTTATTCAAGATTTAGCCCTCAGTAAAATCCCTGGTGTGGGTCGTGTCACCAATGAAAAGCTCAAAAACCTGCGACTAGAAACCTTGGGGGATTTGCAAAAAATAGATGAAAATATATTGAGTTATCACTTTGGCAAATACGGCAAGCAGCTCTATTTATATGCGCAAGGCATTGATGAACGTCCAGTAGAATCCGAACGGCAACGTCAGCAAATTTCCAAAGAAACCACATTTGATCAAGATTTTACTTTGGCCGAATGTCATCCCTATTGGGATAAGCTCGTGCAACAAGTCTGGCAAACCCTCAAACAAAAACAGCTCTCGGCACGGGGGGTTACCGCCAAATTAAAGCTTAAAAATTTTCAAGTTTTACAGCACAGTAAAAGCTTTAAGCAGGCCTTAAATAGCCAAGATGAGCTATCACTGGTACTCGAACAATTATTGGATGAAATGTATATTCCAGAGCAAGATCAATTTCGACTGATAGGCATTGGGGTCTATCAATTGTCTGAGCAGCAACAAGAGCAACAACTCTCATTATGGGGTTAGGCTCAACCCGATCAAATATTAGGCAATCGCACAGATTTCACACAAATACTTGCCCACTTTGCCTAAATTTAGCGTAATCTAATGCGCATTGTACATTTATCCAATGTATACCTGAGATGCTAAAAATCACCTTTACTTTTAGCATGTTGTCCTGTGATTAGCGTGACGATCAAATCCGTAAATGACAGGGCACTCAAGTAAATCTGTGCAAGACCTGCCTCGCCATCCCCCCATTTCAAATATCATCAGCATCTGTCTCAAACAAAAATAATGCCCGACCTATCCACCATCTTTTATTATTTCTGCCAATATTGACTTAAATCGAATACACTAAATTTGCTTCACTGTAACAACACTCTTGATTCAATTGATTTTATAGCAATAGATACCATGAAAAACGTTCAAAAACAGATTCTCTGCGTAGAAGACGATGCCGCTATTCTGATGCCCTTACGCTATGCGCTGGAACGTGAGGATTGGCAGGTGGTTTGGGCCAACACAGGTTTGCAAGCCATTGAGTTTGTACAACAACAAGATTTTGATTTTATTATTCTCGATGTCGGTCTGCCTGACTTAAATGGCTTTGAAGTCTGTAAGCAAATTCGCAATATTAAACACACGCCTTTGTTATTTTTAACCGCGCGTGACGATGAAATTGACCGGATTGTGGGTTTAGAAATCGGTGCCGATGACTATTGTGCCAAACCATTTAGTTCACGTGAAATTGTTTCTCGGATCAAAGCCATTTGGCGACGCATGGCATTACAGCAACACGCGCTTGAACAACAGTTATGCACACATGCACCACCAGTTGCCGCTACGCAAACAGATGCAGCACAACAGGCCACACCACCAATATGGCAACAGTTTGAAGATGCACTGCAAATTTTATATTTTGGGGTGGCATTACAACTGACTCGTTATGAATATCGCCTGTTAAAATTGTTCCTCGATCATCCCGAACAGGTGTTTAGTCGACAACAATTGATGGATCATATTTGGGAACATCCCGAGCACAGTTTAGAACGAACCGTCGATACCCACATTAAAAGTCTGCGGCAAAAGCTGAAACAGGTTGCAGCAGAACCAGAGCCCATTGTGACCCATCGTGGTTTTGGCTATCGCTTAAAACGGCTGGATTAACCCATGTCAATTTTTATGCGGATTTGGTTTTTCTTTGGTCTGGTAATTCTATTGGGGCTGTGGTTTATGTCCTATGCCTTCAATCAGCAAGTTAAGCCCAATGTGCGTCAGGTGGTCGAAGATACTTTGGCAGAGAATGCCAATATTATTGCCGAGTTAGTCGCTGAAGATATGGTTACTGGTCAAATTAGTACAGCGCAGTTTAATCAAAAAATACAAAATGCTTTAGACCGCAAACTTAACGCGACCATCTGGCAGCAAAACAAACAAAAAATTAATCAGCAAATTTATATCACCAATGCACAAGGAATCGTGATTTACGATTCACAAGGTCAAAGCGTCGGTCAGGATTACTCTAAATGGAATGATGTCTACCTTACCCTAAAAGGTAAGTATGGCGTGCGTTCTACCCCAAACCGTTATGACCCTGGTCAAAATACCATGTATATCGCTGCGCCAATTTTTTATCAGCAGCAATTGATTGGCGTGGTCAGTATTGGCAAGCCCAGTGTTTCAGTCCAAGGCTATATTCAACGTGCTGAAGACAACTTATTGCAACAAGCCATTTGGATTGGACTCATCAGTTTATTTCTGGCCAGCTTGGTGGCGTACTGGATCAAACACAGCATAGATAAAGTGCGCCGCTATGCCCAAGCCTTGGCACCAGTCAATCAAGCACCACATTTCAATTCAGCTCAAGAGCTTAATTTGGTGACACAAGCTGTTGAGCAAATGCGTGAAAAACTCGAAGACCGTGGCTATGTCGAACACTATGTCAATAACTTAACCCATGAGCTAAAAAGCCCATTAACCGCCATTCAAGCCAGTGCCGAATTATTAAAAGAAGACCTACCGCTGCACGATCAGCAACAGTTTGCAGCGCATATTCATGCACAAAGTCAGCGTCTCAAGCATTTGGTCGATCGTATGTTATTGCTCACACGCTTAGAAAAATCAAAACATGCACTCGATTTACACCATCTCAATTTATCTGAACTGTTGCAGCAAGCCTTAGCGCAGCACAGTCAATTACAGCAAAAAAACATTCAATGTCTAGTCGATATTCAAAGCCATTGTTTCATTCAGGCGGATCGCTTTTGGCTCAATCAAATGCTGCACAACCTGTTGGACAATGCCCTAGACTTTGCACCGAATCATGCCAAAATTTGGCTACACTTAACTTATGTTGATGCGCAGCAAATGATGCACATTCAGTTATTCAATGAAGGCCCCGCCATTCCAGATTTTGCACTGCAACGGATTTTTGAAAGCTATTTCTCCTTAGCAAGGCCAGTCACCCAACAACGCAGCTCTGGCATTGGACTGAGTATTGTGCAGCAAGTCATTGAACAACATCATGGAAAAATCAGTATTGAAAACTGTGCCGCCAACCAGCTCGCCAGCATTGGTCCACATCAGTCCGGGGTATTGGTCAACATCCAACTTCACAAGAACTTCACTTAAAACTCAATTTCTCCTCAAATAAAAGACATCTCGATCTTGCACACTCAGCGCATCTAAAAATATACGTGTAAGGAGCGCCCATGCGCGCGCATTATATTGGCATAAAATTATTTGCTGTCATGCTACTGGTGATCATTGCCTATGTGGGTTTGGTTTTTATTTCAGGTTTAGTCACCGAGCGTCAAAGCTATCAACACGACTTTATCCGTGATATTTCACAATCACAAATCAGTGCACAAACCATTGTTAGCCCCTTTATACGGGTGCCCTATCAGGCGGCAAGTACCTGCTTGAATGAAAAAAACGAAAAATATGCATGTCTTGAGCAACGATGGGCCTTTATTGGTGCGCAACACAGTGATGTAACCACTACATTTAATGTGAGTGATGACAACTATAAACGTGGAATTTACAAAGCGATTAGCTTTAATACCCAACTCACCGCACAGGGTCAATTCTTAGCCAATGATACAAAACAACAAGATTATGAATGGGACAAAGCCGAAATTGTATTACCCGTTCAGGACCCACGCGGCCTGAACAGCAAACCCAGTATGAAAATTGCGGGGAATACTTACCAGTTTGCGTTTAGCCCACAAGATGATTCGTCTACAGCGTTTAATTTTATGCGCATTTCAGTACAGCAACGCCCTGAAATCAAAGCTTACTTACAACAAGGTTTCGATTTTAATCTAAATCTAGACAGCAATGGCTTAAGCAGCTTTACCTTAATTCCAACCAGTCAATCGATTCAATATCAGGCCACAGGTAACTGGGCAGATGTCAAATATGATGGTCAAAATCTGCCTTTTGAAAAACAAAGTGCTGAACAACAGTTTAGTGCACAGTGGAAAAACATCGCGATCGGACAACAAAATCTCGCACGTTTAGCGCAATGCAACAGCCGAGATTGTCTGGCTGGTGTAATAGCTGTTGCAAATCCACAAGCTGCAGCCGAAGCCGAATATTCAAACACCACAGACAAAATTGGCTTAACCACCGAGTTTTTACAGACTGCAGATGTCTATACCCAAACAGACCGTGCAATCAAATACGGCATCATTATTATCTTTATGAGTTTTGCCTGCTTCTTCTTGTTTGAAGTGCTCAAAGGACTGCCGATCCATCCGATTCAATACAGCTTAGTCGCCATGGCACAAGGCCTCTTCTTTGTATTGCTACTCTCGATCAGTGAATATTATGCCTTTGCACTGGCCTATCTCTTGGCGGCAATTGCATGTATTAGCTTGATTACTTGGTACTTATATTTTGTGATGCAAAGCGTGAAAGCCGCAGCAGGATTTGGTGTCATGTTGAGTTTACTCTACGCCATGATCTATCTATTGCTGCAATCCAATAGCAAAACATTCTTGGTTGGTGCAATTATTTCCTTCTGTCTGTTGGCTGCCGTGATGTTTGTGACCCGCCATGTAAACTGGTATCAAATCCAAAATAAAGCGGTGCAGTCCAAGTCCGAGCTTGCAGCACCCATGACATCCGACTCAGCAGAAACATAACACTTCGATACAGCACACAACCCGACATAGAATGCACTGAGCTTCATTCTATGTCTTTAATTTTTATTTAAATGAGATCAACATGAACCTAAATACCACAGCATCACGCAGCCATTTACAACAACTCTGCCCAGCCGATAGCACCATCGCCAAATGTTTAAACCAACTGCGTGATGCCAAAATTAGCTTTCTCAATTTGGGCAATTTAATTATTTGCCCTGAACAACGCTGTTATTTCGTTTTTCAATCGAAGCAGTTAATGCGGATTGAAATGCTAGATGGCGTTCTATAGTTTGCAGCAGACTCAAGTTCACGTACACTGAGTCACATTATTTTATGTTGAGCAAATGCATGGCTGTACAACGTTTACATGTAGAAAAGCGTTTTTCTGAAGTGGCCATTTCCGGCCATTTGGTTCATCTAGCTGGTCAATTGGCCGGTGATACCAGCGTCGGAATCCAATCACAAACTGAGCAAACTTTAGCGCTCATTGACCAATTACTGGCAGAAGCAGGTACAGATAAACATCATATTATGTCGGTGATGATTTTCTTAAAAGATATCGAGCAAGACTATACGGCAATGAATGCGGTTTGGGATGCTTGGTGTGCGGATACCCAAGCGCCACCACGTACTTGCGTTGAAGCAAAGCTGTATAGCCCTGACGTTTTGGTGGAAATGACCGTGGTGGCTGTGAAACCCTAAGCACACACCAGAGATAAAAAATGCATGATCATCATGCATTTTTTGCGACTAACTAAAAGCACGCATTCGGGCAATTCGTTCAGCATAAAGTGGACTAGGCTGTACAATTTGTGCAGTGCACAACTCTGAATCAGGAGCAAAGCTCTGTTTAAGCTTCAGATCTTCACATAACTGGTCGGATTCGGGAATACCAATATATCGAATCACACGATAACCGGCAGCATCTAACAGCGCATCTTGATAAGCTGCTGTTTTAGAACGTTTCATGACATTTAAATCATCAAGTGCCAAGACGGCGATAACCCGATAGTCTTGATCGAGCACGACAAAATCGGCCACCATTTTCTGGTATTTACGCCGAGTATGTAAATATTTAGTGGTTAATAAGGCATCAAAAGAGACATGTGCCAATACATATGCTTGTGGTAATGCACTCTTAACGCGGCTGAAAATCAGTTGGGCATTACTATTTAGTACTGCTTTTTGTCGAAGTGCACTATCTTTCTGCTGTTTTCGTTGTACATGGCGATAAGCCAAAATCATAACGAGGCAGAACACTACCAAACTTGCAATAATCATCAGATCCATTCCGATTACCTCATATCGTTATAATTGATCCTTCGGTTTCTCAACCTTTATTTTTATCAATTATACTGTCGAATTATTTAATTTAAATATTACTTAAGCCTAAGACACAATTGCGATATCTTCCTTTCAATTGAATCACCAAAGTCTCTAAAATAAGACCTTCTATACTTTTTTTAATATTACTTAGAAGCAACTCAAATTCTATTATTATAATGTTACACGTAAATGAACAAAGCTTCAAAATACTGTTATACCGACATCAAGATTAAAAAACAACCACATTTTCCAAAGAATGATTAACTTAATACTCTTTTATTCTATGCTTTCCACTAATTCAGCAAGCTTTTATATCGCGATCGTGATGTACAGAACACTGTAATATAACCTTCATAAAATTATTAAATCGCATTGCCAAGCAAGTTAAGTCGACCATCCATTCCCCGAAATTTCAAAAGCCCAACCTCGATTGGGGTTGGGCTTTTCTTTTTCAGCAGAATTTAAACTTTTCCTGCTTTAACTTTTGGCTTTAGTTTTAAATGGACCTTGGCCTTTTGTCGGTTTACGGCTTTGACGCTGCTGTGTCTCACCTGTTTCACGTGGAGGCAAACCAGTGTGTTGCGTCAAAATTTGACCTTTTTTCGGCTGACGTGAACGCTGCGTATTATTTTGATCACGTGAATCATTGTGGCGTTTTTGCGAATCACCTGCCGCACTCGAATTCTTTTTACGTGCAGCCTTGTAATCCCCTTCCACACTTTGTGGCTGATAAGTCGGAATTAAATGCTGCTTCGAGTTACCAATTAAATCGGCACGCCCCATGTCTTTTAAGGCTTGACGCAGCAATGGCCAGTTGTTGGCATCGTGGTAGCGTAAAAATGCTTTGTGCAAGCGACGACGCTTATCCCCTTTGACGATATCCACATCTTCGGTATAACGCGCCACCTTGGCCAACGGATTTTTCAAGGTGTGATACATGGTGGTGGCTGTGGCCATTGGCGATGGATAGAAGGTCTGTACCTGATCGGCACGGAAATTATTTTTCTTGAGCCAAATCGCCAAGTTCATCATGTCATAGTCAGTCGTACCCGGATGCGCAGCAATAAAATAAGGAATTAAATATTGCTCTTTACCCGCTTCTTTACTGAAACGCTCAAACATTTGCTTAAAGCGATCATAAGCACCAATGCCAGGTTTCATCATCTTCGACAATGGCCCTTTTTCGGTATGCTCTGGCGCAATTTTTAAATAGCCGCCCACATGATGCTGTACCAACTCTTTGACATATTCAGGATTGAGTACCGCCAAGTCATAACGTAAACCTGAACTCACCAAGATTTTTTTGATCCCCGGCAGTGATCGCGCTTTGCGGTATAACTGGGTCAGTGGTGCATGATCAGTATGTAAGTTTTGACATACCCCCGGATAAACACACGATGGCTTACGGCAATTTTTTTCAATTTCAGGATCTTTACACTGCAAACGGTACATATTGGCTGTTGGACCACCAAGATCGGAAATAATCCCGGTAAAGCCCGGTGCCGTATCACGAATTTTTTCGACTTCACGTAAAATCGATTCTTCTGAACGGTTTTGAATAATTCGACCTTCATGTTCCGTAATCGAACAGAAAGTACAACCGCCAAAACAGCCACGCATAATGTTGACCGAAAACTTAATCATGTCAAAAGCAGGAAAACGTGCCTGACCATAGGACGGATGTGGCATACGTACATAAGGCAGATCGAACACATAGTCCATTTCTTCGGTGGTCAATGGAATCGGTGGTGGGTTCAACCACACATCACGCTCGCCATGACGCTGCACCAATGCACGCGCATTACCCGGATTGGTTTCTAAATGCAAAATACGGTTGGCATGTGCATATAGCACGGGATCTTCGGTTACCTGTTCAAAGTCAGGGAGACGAATCACCGCCAATTCACGTGGTGGCAGTTTATGTTTAATTGCCTTACTTTTCGCAGGCTGTAACTGCACAATTTGAGTGTCCGCGGCAAGTCCATCACCAGCACGTACGATGGGATTACTGACCAATTCTTTTTGGAAATTTTGATATTTGGTTTGGCTATTGCCTTTGTCTTTTTCGATTTCACAACCATCAAGATCTTCAGTCATCACATAAGGATTGATGATGGGATCAACACGGCCAACGCTGTCGACATCATTCGACGCGATTTCTACAAATTTGGCTTTAGAAGCACGATTATGTTTATTAATAATAAATGCGGTGCCACGTACATCGGTAATCTCAGTGATTTTCTCACCACGTGCCAGACGATGCATCACTTCGACAATGGAACGCTCGCCATTACCGTACATCAGCAAATCAGCTTTTGAGTCCATTAAAATCGAGCGACGAACTTTATCCGACCAATAATCATAATGTGCAATACGGCGCAATGAACCTTCAATTCCACCTAATAGTACTGGCGTATCTGGGAAAGCTTCACGACAACGTTGGCAATAGACTGTGGCAGCACGGTCAGGACGTTTGTTTGGCAAGTTATCGGGTGAATAAGCATCATCAGAACGGATTTTACGATCGGCCGTATAACGGTTAATCATTGAATCCATATTGCCTGCGGTAACCCCCCAAGCGATGGTCGGCTGCCCCAATATGCGGAAAGCCTCGACATTGGTCCAATCTGGTTGCGCAATAATCCCGACGCGAAAGCCTTGTGCTTCAAGCACACGACCAATAATCCCTGACACAAAAGAAGGATGGTCGATATAAGCATCGCCACAGACCAAAATGAAATCACATGCATCCCAGCCCAGTTCGTCCATTTCAGCACGCGACATTGGCAAAAATGGGGCCGGTTCAAAGCAAGATGCCCAATATTTGTCATAATCAAATAGCGCCTTTGGCGCAGTCTGAGCGGTATAAGCGGTCGACATACTTAAATAATCTCGATGGGTATAGACGCACGGTCAGATTGATCGTGCTGAAAGCCGCTCATTCTAACATGAAATTTACTCAGGTTGTGCGTATGAAAAACAGACAATTTAAAATAATACCCGCCATAAAAAAGCACCATGCTCACCGTAAGAATATTCAAAACGGTACAGCATGATGCTTTGGTTTCGGTTTAGATCTGCTTAAACTTTACGCAACAATCTCAAACCATTCGCCACCACCAACAAACTCACCCCGACATCGGCAAACACCGCCATCCACATGGTGCCTAAGTTCATCATGGTGAGTATCAAGAACACCAGTTTGGTAATCAAGGCCAAGCTAATGTTCTGCACCAAAATTTGATGGGTCTTTTTCGATAAGCGAATAAAGTTCGGAATTTTACGTAGATCATCATCCATCAAGGCGACATCGGCAGTTTCAATCGCCACATCACTGCCCATGGTACCCATCGCAAAGCCAATATCGGCACGGGCTAAAGCAGGCGCATCGTTAATTCCATCCCCCACCATGCCAATGTTACTTGTGTCGGCATAACTGGCCACCAAATTAAGCTTATCTTCAGGTAATAAATTACCTTTGGCATCATTCATACCGACTTGCGCTGCAATGACGTTGACCGTGTGTGCGTTATCGCCACTGAGCATTAAGGTTTTCACCCCAAGCTGCTCTAAGTCGGCAATCGCTTCAGCACTGCTGGCTTTGACGGTGTCTGCCACGGCAACCAAGGCCATCACTTGCTGATCTTTGGCAAACAACACCACGGTTTTACCTTGTTGCTCACATGCGGTAATTTGCGCTTCTAATTCGTCTGAACAATAGTCTAAATCGTGAATTAAACGATGGTTACCGAGCCAATAGGTCACGCCATCAATTACACCACGGGTCCCACGGCCAGCCAAGGCGGTAAATGCATCTACTTCAAAATAAGCTTGTTTCGTGCTATCCGCCTGTACCATCGCTTGTGAAACAGGGTGGTCTGAGCGACTGGCAAGACTGAGCAGTAATCTGGTGACCTGTGCTGCATCACCAGTCAACACTTGGAAATCCGTTTGTTTTGGTTGACCATGTGTGATGGTTCCGGTTTTATCGAAGGCTAAATATTTGAGTAAACGGCCTTGTTCTAAATAGACCCCACCTTTGATCAAAATACCCTGACGCGCAGCTGCAGCTAAACCACTGACCACGGTTACTGGAGTTGAAATCACCAACGCACATGGACATGCGATCACCAAAATCACCAGTGCTTTATAAATCCAGTCGAACCAAACCCCGCCCATCAACAAGGGTGGAATCACTGCAATTAAGATCGCGAAGATAAACACCAACGGGGTATAAACTTTGGCAAAACGATCGACAAAACGCTGGGTTGGCGCTTTTTCACCTTGGGCACTTTCAACTGCATGGATAATCCGCGCCAAGGTGGTGTTATCTGCACCCGCAGTCACGCGATATTCAAAAGAACCTGATTCATTGATGGTACCGGCAAAAATAGGGTCGCCTTCAGCCTTATCGACCGGCAGACTTTCACCGGTAATCGGTGCTTGATTAATACTAGACTGGCCTTTGCTGATCACGCCATCGAGACCAATACGCTCGCCCGGTTTTACCCGCACGATATTGCCCAGTTCAACTTGATCGGCATTGACAGTGAGCCATTGACCATCCGCTTGTAAGACAGTGACTTGCTCAGGTGCAAGCTCCATCAACTGACTAATCGCATTACGCGCACGTGCCAATGACTTCGCTTCAATCAACTCTGCTAGTGAGAACAGCACCATCACCATGGCCGCTTCTGGGAAATGCCCAATCAACACCGCACCCGTCACGGCGATACTCATTAATGCATTAATATTTAGATTGAAGTTCTTAACCGCGATCAAACCTTTTTTATAGGTTCCGATCCCAGATAAAGCAATCGCAATCACACTGACTAAAATGGTAAACCACGTCGGTAAACTGATCCAATCACCGACTTCTGCGGCAAAGGCAAAACAACCAGCCAGTGCCAATAGCCAAACCGATTGCTGTTTTTCAACTGGCGCTTGTTCAAACTTTCCTTGCTCATTGGCAAGTTCAGGATCAAAGCCCAGCTCTTTTACTGCTTTCACAATTTCAGGCAAAGCCGCAGGTTGATGCAACACCGTTAAAACCCGTTGCATCAAATTAAAATCGAGTTCAATCACGCTTGGCATCTTGCCCAATTTGTTCTGAATCAGACCTTCTTCCGTCGGACAATCCATCTGCATGATGCGCATGGAGGTGCGTAAATACTCACCCTCTTGTT from Acinetobacter pullicarnis encodes the following:
- the dinB gene encoding DNA polymerase IV; the protein is MRKIIHIDMDAFYASVELRNHPDLKQQPVVISSNHPRAVIAAASYPARSFGLRSAMSMTQARKLCPQLVVIEPNFNKYREASAQIHQIFQQYTTLIEPLSLDEAYLDVTQNLKNLASATEVAKCIQADIFAQTGLTASAGVAPNKFLAKIASDWHKPNGICVIKPHQVQAFIQDLALSKIPGVGRVTNEKLKNLRLETLGDLQKIDENILSYHFGKYGKQLYLYAQGIDERPVESERQRQQISKETTFDQDFTLAECHPYWDKLVQQVWQTLKQKQLSARGVTAKLKLKNFQVLQHSKSFKQALNSQDELSLVLEQLLDEMYIPEQDQFRLIGIGVYQLSEQQQEQQLSLWG
- a CDS encoding two pore domain potassium channel family protein gives rise to the protein MAKYSILLFLSIPYLAILDYSSIHLTQEQIYLISFIPLLRGGVALVMLILLLVERNTTAIFISYLLLLFSIIYSMSLIFFIFERNVNFEVQHYRDALWWAGMTVTTVGSNIIPYTNVGKIITTMLAATGMTAFPIFTVYFTSVVNRLSKSEKE
- a CDS encoding lipocalin-like domain-containing protein, which codes for MKKLLLTTALLGTSILFTACSPAKKETTETTPASAPAEVASEVVAVSTPVEAASETAGASTAEIATFYGNWVEPNPINDKEVQGFTLNQDLSATSINMETLKYQSWDYKDGNLSLVALSIGNKQSGTDKTTYKVVSVNETTLVLDDQGQQLTYKKQK
- a CDS encoding glycoside hydrolase family 25 protein, with translation MHKFRKTFGYGLLALLGTTTIAATPDPQFNIRGMDASHHQGQINWRNISPKNMQFVYLKASEGGDYTDPRFQENWLSAREQGLRVGAYHVFRLCRDGKVQADNFIHTVPKKSNSLPPVLDLEYDSACLAQLQKDQLLKQIQVMHDRLQQHYGKTPIFYTTPNFYHMILMDSFQKTPIWIRSYQAQPQLKDRKWLLWQYSNQGKISGINTAVDLNVFQGNAQDWKNFLKAQGVE
- the creC gene encoding two-component system sensor histidine kinase CreC, yielding MSIFMRIWFFFGLVILLGLWFMSYAFNQQVKPNVRQVVEDTLAENANIIAELVAEDMVTGQISTAQFNQKIQNALDRKLNATIWQQNKQKINQQIYITNAQGIVIYDSQGQSVGQDYSKWNDVYLTLKGKYGVRSTPNRYDPGQNTMYIAAPIFYQQQLIGVVSIGKPSVSVQGYIQRAEDNLLQQAIWIGLISLFLASLVAYWIKHSIDKVRRYAQALAPVNQAPHFNSAQELNLVTQAVEQMREKLEDRGYVEHYVNNLTHELKSPLTAIQASAELLKEDLPLHDQQQFAAHIHAQSQRLKHLVDRMLLLTRLEKSKHALDLHHLNLSELLQQALAQHSQLQQKNIQCLVDIQSHCFIQADRFWLNQMLHNLLDNALDFAPNHAKIWLHLTYVDAQQMMHIQLFNEGPAIPDFALQRIFESYFSLARPVTQQRSSGIGLSIVQQVIEQHHGKISIENCAANQLASIGPHQSGVLVNIQLHKNFT
- the creB gene encoding two-component system response regulator CreB, encoding MKNVQKQILCVEDDAAILMPLRYALEREDWQVVWANTGLQAIEFVQQQDFDFIILDVGLPDLNGFEVCKQIRNIKHTPLLFLTARDDEIDRIVGLEIGADDYCAKPFSSREIVSRIKAIWRRMALQQHALEQQLCTHAPPVAATQTDAAQQATPPIWQQFEDALQILYFGVALQLTRYEYRLLKLFLDHPEQVFSRQQLMDHIWEHPEHSLERTVDTHIKSLRQKLKQVAAEPEPIVTHRGFGYRLKRLD